Genomic DNA from Ictidomys tridecemlineatus isolate mIctTri1 chromosome 6, mIctTri1.hap1, whole genome shotgun sequence:
CTCCCTATCTTGACTGGAAGCCAGTTTAGGAAGGGACTTGGCTTGGGAATGAATGCCTCACCGTGCACTTATGTGGCTTCTCGCCTGTGTGTCTGCGCATGTGTACCACCAGCATGTACTGGGCTTTGAAGGGCCTCAGCTCCCTGGAGCAGCCCCCCCAATGGCACACGAACTCCTTCCGTTCTCCATGAATGTGTTCACTGTTGATATGCTGGGGGAAAAGATACAGAGGTTTTCCAAGTTTCCCCCATGTTCCCGGAACCCAGAACAGCTGCCCTGGCTCCCTATTCCTCCTCCTCAACTTTACCTTGTGGGGGAAGAAGGGGCAGGAAGACAACATATCCCAAATCTCATGCCTTCCAGCTCTCTAAAGTAAAGCTAGTTTTTGAGCTTTGCCTACTCAAGTAAGCACTCAACCTATGACTTTAGTATCTTGATCCCTACCCTCAACCAAACTCCACAATGTCTCACTCGGAGTCTTTTACAGACTCCAGTCAGTCATTCCTGTTACCCCCTAGGGCTCACGTGCACCAGCTGCTCCTGGGAGTCAAATTCCTGGCTGCAACCATCCCAGCGGCAGTCAGTCTCATATACAGACTCAGGCTCAGGCTTTTCCTCTCTCTCGAGGTCTTCTCGCCCATCTAGCATCCCCAACAGGGGATCCTAGGATAGGAGAAGCAGTGTTATGGTTACTTGGGTGACAGCTTTTGTTTGCTCAGGTCCCAAAGGTAAAGCCCATGCCCCTCCTTTTACCTGTGTGCCTGTGGAGTTGGGGCTGGACATATCACCTTCCAAAGGCTCCTCTGGGCACTTGCCAACCAGCATGTCCAGCTCTGACTTCAGCTTCCCCAGGGGAAGAGATGAGGGTGATAAGGGTAGAaataggaagaaggaaggagccCAGCCAGGTCTTTCTGTTCTAAGTGTTCCCACCCAAGGAGCAGGAACCCCTGGGTGTGGAAGGGACTTCCTTCTAAGATTGCATTGGTGAATGGGATGGGCAAAAGGTAGAATCTCATCTGGAAGAGCCTGAGTCAGCCCCAAAGAGTAAAACCTCTCTACTTCTCTGgaactgaaaactttttaaacattattttagatgttgatggacctttatttttttatatgcagtgctgagaatcaaacccagtgcctcacacattctaggcaagtgctctaccactgagccacaacttcagccccagTGAAAACTTTTATATACTCTGTCCTTCCTTTACTGTAAAGTTGCCACCCACCCACCCTGACCTAGGAAAAATCGGGTAACAGTATGGGGAATCTCACCTGACAAGTTGGGAGGGGTCCCcgggactgaggatgtggcatcATCCCACCCCGGTTGGAGTCATGGCCACAGGGCTGCACTCCAAAGGAAGGTGAGCTCCCTTTTTGGTGATTCATCTGAGGTGGGAATCCCAGAGAAGGGCTGAAGAGAAGAGGTGGCAGTTACTGAAGACTATCAGCAAGTCTTTGAAGTTATTGGATAAtttagaggatttttttaaataagatttgaTGTAAGGCTTGGTCAAAGCAGCCCTAAGGGAAGTTCTGAGGAGGGTTTCAATGACTTTGAAGTGATTCAAATTGGGCTGGAAATTTAGATGACTTGAGGCTTTTGGTGGTTTTCAGTTGGAGTCTTAGCCAGAGAATGTCTGTACCTCATGGTGCCAATGGAGAGATGGCCATAGGAGCCTCCAGGAGATGTGCAGCGGGAATTGATGAAGGCCACAAGGGAGCTGGGTGAGGTGCGGATAACTGTCTGCAGGTCCAGGCTGGTATCTGACAGAGGTGAGATGGACAGTGCTCGCTTCTTGGTCAACTTGACAGCATTCcggggaggaggaaagagtgatCCTGGAGTAAGAGACAGAGGAGATAAAGGGAATCTCCATGTAACCAACCTGTGGGTCCTCTCAGCAAAAAATAATACTCAACTCTGCTTTGTGCTACTGATTCCAGCTGTGACCACTTGGTTGTTCTCTGACCCCTCACATTTCTGAGCATTTCCTCCTCCCAATTAGATCCCTGCCCTCCCACTTTGTTCTACAAAACAAGTCCCAAAGTAGAAAAGGAAGAGGTTTTCCCTGAGGACTCACCCTCAGTGCAGCTGCTGTTCTCTCTGGCTGGCATATAACTGTGGGGACCCGACGTGAGGTTGGCTTGATGGCAAAAGGGCAGACCAGACAGTCCTAGAAAAGAGAGACAGCTGGAGTGCAGAATGGGAATGGAAGACATAGGCCTCACCTTAAAGTCCCAGGCAAGACCTGACCCTAGATTCCAAGCCTATATAGCATAGAGCCTCAAATCCTCCTGTAAGAAAGGAAACTGATAGGGGATAGGGAAAGGACTGAGGGGGATCCTGGGGTTACACGAGATATCTGCCAAGTCCTTAAGGCCCAGGGATTGGTAAATACACTGACCTTCTGTCCCCATGCTGGGGGTCCCTTGACTGAGGAGGGGTCGAAGACAGCATGACTCAACATAGCTACTGACTGGTGGTGGGGTCATCGAGTTGAACATGATGTCTCAGAGGAGGGTGTGGGGACACTGTAGAAAGGGAAGGTAGAACTGAAGGTTATAAAGATGGAGGGAAGTAGAGAAGATCAGATGATAATCTCAGGCACAGAACTCTGGCAGCATGTCTCCTGTGCCCCCAGCCCATCTAAGACATAGGCCATGGAAATCAAATTGAAAAGAACATCATTCAACCAAAGAAGGGATAAAGAGAAACATCCCAAAGAGGCAGAGGCTGTCAGACAGTCTTGGGGATCTTTTTGGGAAATGGGTAGGAGCTTTCCCTGGGTGATCTATCTATCtagaaaaagtgtgtgtgtgtgtgcacgcgcgcgcgccacggggcgggggggggggggagaggggtgtgtgtgtgttaagaaccTATTGAGCCAGGATGAGTTTCAAGTGATTTTAATGTCATGGACCAGTTTTGAGGATTGTGATGGGAGAACTCATGTGGAGAGTCTGACTTCATGCATTGGGCTGCTCTGCCTGTTCCTTTCCTTGGCTTGCCCCTGCCCCAGGACAGTTCATCCGCAATCTCTGCAGTGTCCGGTAGAGGGAGACCTCGCCACAGTCCACACAGACTGGTAGGGCCAAGAGAGAGCTCAAAAGATCAGTCTGCCCTTAGGGGAAAATTGTAGAGGGGGAATAATGTTTCAGAGGGGGTGCTCTCAGGTCTGTTAGGTACAAGGGATGGAAGTTAATGTCATTCTGGGGTGGTTTGGATCTGGTCTCCTTTTGGGGGGAACAGGAAAGAGTGTGGGGGAAGGCTTCTTGGAgagtgaaaaaaacaaagtcaccATCGATTAGAAGGGAGTAGTGAGGAAGGAGAGGATGCTATGATCGCATTTCTCCTCAAACTCCAGTTTTTATTCCATTCCTGGTTTTCCGGTCTCCCGGGagtgagggtggggtggggcggggtggggtggAGAACGGCCGGGAGCGGGCCGGCCAGCGCGGTGGGTGATCCTTGGATGCTGGGATTTAGGGTGAGGGCGGGGTAAAATGGGGAGTGGAACCCGGACCCTACGACCTGCCCGAGCCCTGCAGCCTGGGCTGTACCCTTCTAAACTCCTCCTTTTACAGCCGAGATCCCGATTCCGCACCCAAGACCTCCCAACTCGGCCTTGGCACTAATGTTAGGAGCGGGGGGCACAGCTGGCTGGCAGCTGGAAGAGGGGGGCACTTCTCCCGCCTCCTTCCACTATGACTCACCCAGGGAAAGGAAGATGGCTTGCAAACGACCCCCCAACACTAGAAAGATCCCCCCAAACGTGCCTTGTGTTATCTTCCTGTACTAATACCAAGCTGCCGAGAAGATGCGATGGAACTGGGGTGACATCCCTCTTCGCCCACGCGTGCAACAGCCAACCCACGCCTCCCCTTCACACTATAAAAGGAAAATGTCGCTAACTTTTCCAGTTTCAGTAGTTTTTTCTGGGGAATGGGTGATAGTGTGGGATGGGCAGGGAGTCCTAAGGTTCCTCTGCCGGAGCCCTAAATCATCTTCGGTGTCTCCCTATTTTCTAGTGTCCTCTTAGTACCCCAACTCCCAGGAGTCGGCCCCGCCCCCTTCTCCTGGTCCCGCCCTCCCCGCCCCCGTGCCTCCCCGGCCCACCCAAGTCGCCGCCGCAGGCTCCGGCTGCAGACGGCTCCGCTTCCCCCGCCCGCCCGGGGAGCCCAGTCGAGCAAGGAGTTAGTGGCGGGCggcggcgggggagggggggcggGACAcattcttcccttctcccctcagCGCATCCAGAAAGCTGACAGAGTGCTCTGGGATGGGGGGCATTATTGGAGAGCAGGGATCTCTGTGTGGTAGGTTGAGAAAGAAAGACGAATCCAGTTAACCAAAGCGCGAGAAAATGACTGGGTAAATAAAATACATCTATGCGGAGGAGGTTCCCGGGTACGTCTTAGGTTCCCGGGTATCTCTGCTGGCTTCTTAAGGGTTAACCCTTCCAGACCCCCGGGAACCCCCTAGTGACGTCAAGGGCGGGGTCTGAGTCCTCGGGCGGGGATGCCCAGGAGATAATGAGGGGGGGTCCTCTGGACCCCGCCCCCTAGGGAAAACCACCCTATTCTGGCTCTTATTTCTCCCCCAAGAAATCTCCCAGCCTTCTTCCTCTATTGGAAGGAAAGATCCATCCCATTAAGACCCCAGTTCTTCAGTCCCCTAAAACCCTCAGTCTCTACGGGGTCCCTTTTCCCTAATCTTGTCCCTAAAGCTAGCTGCCCAGGGCTAATTGTTTCGGGGTCATGGGGCCTGAAAGAGGCTTCAGAGCGGGGAGTAAGGGCAGGCAGGGTGGTCTGAGCCAGAGGAGGGGCCTTGGTCCCCAGCTCCTGTTTGGAGGGCGACCAGCAGCGATACACAGGCTGGCAGTGGCCAGTAGTTCCGCCCAGCCCCAGTAGGGTCTCCCAGCGGGTGGCTCTAGCTGTCCTGGTGGTCCCGAGGTCAGAGGGTCAAGACAAGGTCTCCCCATCTCCCCTCCCAGAGCAGTGCCCACAGCCCGTGGGGCTCAGGAGTCCAAAATTGCTTGGGATTTGTCTAAGGCCTAGACTACACCTTGGACATTCCCTCCCTAGTCCCGAATGCATTCCTTTCCCCCAAAACTCAAGCATCCGCGGGCACAGCTGTCACTAGACAGGTCAAGGGTCCAAGGCCAGTGGTTTTGTtgcctctcacacacacaccctatccCCACTCCACCTAGAGCTCCCTCCTTTGCTGTCAGTCCCCTCCTCTTAGAAACACTGACGTCTTCCAGCCCGGCGCTCAGAGACACACCTGGAGTTCCCTCTCTACCACGCAGACCTCCAACTTGCCGTCCCAACAGTCTCTTCATCCCAACCTCAAGAAAGGAAGATGTTTCTAATATTgtgtgagagacagagatagacaAAGAGACCCACGGTTGCctgagacagacacacagacagtcAGGGGAAAAAGAGCAGATAGAAAAGGAGacacaaatgaaaaatttctccAAACTTTCTAATATCCTTTCCCAGTCTCTCCCACCCCATTTTGTCTCTCTGCCCCAGGTCTCCCTCACGGCTGGGAAGAGTCCTTCGGCAGCAGAGCATCCCCTTTGGATCCCCTCCCCCACCGCTCCCAGGTGGTCCCCCGCCTGCCCCCCTTCTCACCTCCGTCTGGGCGCTGGGCTCGGGATGCACGGTCCAGGGCTAGTCTGGGCTGGGGGGTGTGCGGTGGGGAGGGGGGGTGGACAGGGCCACGGCAGCGCAGCCTCAgtgccaccccacccccccaacctGGCCCCCAGCCCTCCCGCCGGCCCAGCCCGCCGGGCCGCAAGCCGGGACCACCCGCGAGAAgcgcaaacttttttttttccttttgcaaaaaCTTTTTCTTGCTTTAGCCGCTGGCGCGCCGCCGCTCTTCCCGCTCACCCCTCACCTCCCTCCTATTTCTCTCCCTTTTGCTGTTCTGGTAGATGAGGTGGGGTGGCTGGAAGCGAGCGAGGGGGTGCCGGGCTTATTGcacccccaggacccccaggATCCTCCCCCTCCCTAGAGGGACCCTATACTGCCTAACACCCCCCCCCGCCCGGTTTAACACGCTGCTGGTGGTTGGCAGGAAATTCCGGAATGGATTCTAGGATCAGTCGTCAATGAAGAGTCCCTGAACCAGAGCCAGGAATACACTGAGAAAAATACTGCGGAgcgaggaaagaagggagagaagttCATACGAGAAAGATAATATTGGAAGGTAGGGTCGTGGACTTTTGTTGGTGTTAACTGAATATTCTATCACCCTCTAGTTTATCTGCCAATCTCATTCTTTGAATGGAACTTTGAGGGGTTGGGATAGAGCTAGGATTTGAGCAAACTGAATTGAGAGGTTGGCGGCTGTGGCGGAAGGTTAGGGATCTAGGAAGCCTAAAAGAGAGAAACACTGACTGGAGCTCGGGATTCGGGGTGTGTATTCACAAGGTCACTAAGGAATCCTGGGTCTAAAGCCCTTTCCCTAGGTTCCCTTCACTCCAACTTCTAAAGTCTGCCGCCACCTCCGCACCTCTCCCCACTGCGGACTTTCTGCTCTTTCAGGCTTTCTGCTCCCTCTGCTGGCGGTTCTGGCACTTGACACCATCTTGGAGTCCGGGAAAATGCAGGCACGCTGGAGCTAAAGAAGCTTTGACAGatctcccaccaccaccaccacaaccacgAAAACCCAGTTAGGATCCCGGAGAGGGGGACGTATGAGCCCAATGAAATGGAGGGTACACATGCGAGGCTGTTAATGCCTAGCGGTTGTGCCTGACGAGGGGTGCCCTGTCCCTTTGGATTTGTGTTGCCATAGTGACTGTATTCAGGGATAGGGGCAGCTATTTCAGTCTCTGGTCTTTCTGATAAAGAAGAGAAAGCATGATGGCGGAAAGGAGACCCTTCCCCTTAATGTCATCTCTCAGACAGACCTCCCACATCCTAGCTATGTCTCCAAGGACCACTTTCTTAAGTCTGGAAGGTCAGTGGGTTAACAGTTCTATCAGAAtcaagggggaaaagaaaaggtgAAGCTAGGGGCAGGCCAGAGGTCCTACAATAGGGTAGTGATTCTGCGGGTGGGGACGTATAGGGAACACTGTTTGAGTCTGCCTCCCCACATGACTGACTCAAACCACTTACACATAGAAGGTCATGGACCTTCACCCTGCACCCAATTTAGTCAGGCTGACCAATGGTCATTGAAAAAGAAGGGACACAACATATGCTCCCTTCCCAGATGCCTGCCCCTTCTTCCAGAGGAGCTCTTTTAGAACACACTATAGATCAGCAATTCTtaaacttttttatgttttaagaaattcttcaaaattattGAGCTTTTTTTTTGCATGAGATCTAGATCTATCAATTtatcatattagaaattaaaacaaaaaattataacacAAGAATACACAACTTCACATTCCATTAAGAATAATGTTAGAAAGATGATGTAATTGCTTGTCACACTCTGGAAAACTCCATTGTACAATTTTGAGATAATGAGactaaaaaagacaaataacatcTTAATATTATGCAAACAGTTTTGGCTTTTGGAAACCCTGAAAGGGTCTCAGGGTCCTCCTTGAGGTCCCCACATCACACTTTGAAAACTATTACTCTGGACTATCACCTCGGCCCTTCTTCATGACTCACATTTGTtgatttgctttctctcttttattaagaaagtataagctggacatggtggcacacacctgtaatccagtggcttgggaggctgaggcaagaggatcataagttcaaagccagcctaagcaatttagaaagaccctgtctcaaaattaaaaaataagaagggctggggatgtggctcatagttaagagccctgggtttaatccctggtaacgaaaaaaaaaaaaaaaagaataaatgtttgtgTTTCCCCAGGGAAAATCAGAGAATTTCTTAGGCTTAGCACCCTTTTTTCCTGATTCCTGCTTCTGGAGTTTTCCTAAACACCTTCCCTTGGCACCTTGTTCATCTCCCTCTTGACCCTCCCTTAAAGCACTCAACAATCCCTACCCTTGGCCAGCCCATTTGCCCTGTCCCAAGCTTGCTGAAACTTCTGCTTCCTCCCTTTCTTGAGGACTTACTCTTCTTGGGAGAGACTAAGTAATTTTCTCcgccttctccttccctctcttccctgctAGCCCCTGCCATCTTCTCACTTGGGGTAGAAAATCATACTGCCTGGGTAGTCCCCTTAGAGGAAATACTTTACCCATTTGCCCACATATCAACCAGCCTGAAAAAGGCCAAAAGTCTGGGACAAGAAAGTGTGCATTTGGGTCACATAGGGGTCAACCCTGACATAGTGCCAGGTAGTCTTGTTGGGTGGAGGTGCGGATCAGGAAATCTGATGCCTCCAGACACAGATGCCCTTTACCTGGGAACCCCCAACTTGATATCTTCTATCTGAACCCCCAGGTCCTCTTGCTAGCTACAACCACAAGCCTCCACCACCATATCTGGCACATCCGTCTTGACCACATTGCCATTATGGTCAaggtagaggagagagagaggcctTCGGGCAGTAGGGACACAACAGGAAGTACCCTCAGGCCAAGGATTGTTGGCTTTAAGGAGGCTGAAGACAGCAGAATGGAAGGAAGCAGCAATGCCAGGGCTGCCAGCCAGGTGGGGTGGGCACTGCCCACTGCAGTAATTCAGCTGGTAACCTTCAGGCTGCAGGATCCAGTCTCGCCATCCCAGTTCCTGAAAGTCTACATAATGATCTCGCCTACAACATAAGGGGGTCTCAGGCTCACAGGTGGGAGTCCTCCTCTTGGCCCGGCCTGCTTCAGGCTCGTTGACACGAATCTTAAGCTCCAGGAAGGGCTGCTGGTGTCCTGTAGTGTCCAGTAGCCACCTCAGTGGTCCAGTAATTGTCTTGTTGCCTTCCAGGGATCTGCAGTTCACTTGGAGTTTCAAGACAGCAGATTCCTCACCTCTCAAGCCACTAGAGGGCAGAGTAAGGGCATGCCAGCCTGGGGTAGTGATTTGGCGCTCTGCCAGGAGGGTCCGGGATCCTCTGTGCTTCCTCCTTGGGCCCCATCGGAAGATCCTCAGGTGAAGAGTGCCAGGAAAGGTTCGGAGCACATGCAGCCAGAGACGGGCATGGTATAGGTGGTGGGACTGAACAGTGGACAGGTGGAAGGTGAGCATGGAGCTGCAGATTGAAGTGGAGGAGTCTGCCCAGAAGACAGTTAACATGTGAGCAGAGATAAAACTCTCTCTGAAGCTCCCTAGAGACTACCCACTGTTCTCCCTcatgctcaatttttttttgggggggaagaaGAGACTGCCTTGTGTCTTAACAACCATTCCCTGCCCTAGCTCCTCCATCTGCTGCCACACCCCACTCCCTCTGCCTTGCTTTcagtcttcccttctctctccctttctttgtcTGCTCTCCGCCTATGTCTTTTCTCACCCACCTGTGATGGTAGCAAAGCTGATGACCTCCTCCCCATTCCctggagccacaatcccaggctgTAGTCTCCGAAGGGCTCTGGTCAGCGCTGCCTGGGGTGGAGGATGAATTATTCTAGGACGACTGGTCAGGTGCAGCCCCTCCAGGATTTGTTGCTTGGCTAGCTCCAGGACCAGAGCTCGTTCTGCTTGGGGTGCCAATGTTGGGCTCTCACAGGAGGTGCATGCAGATCTTGTGCCCTGTGCCCATATTAGTACCCACAGCAGCACCAGCCAGAGCTGGACATCTGGGAGCCCCACGCTCCTGGTGGATGACCCTGGGTCGGGAGCCTTGGATGGCAGTTGCTCGTCTATTGAGTCTGATTGCATGGAGGCCAGTAAGGGCTCAGCAGCTACTCTTGACCAAAGGTAGGGCTACTTGTCTTCTGTGGCCTGGGACTCAGGAAGGCTGTAAATGGATCGTCCGATGGGTAGCTGTTTGACCCAAACAGTTCATGGTCTGGCTACTGACCTGGGGCCTCTTTAGAGCCAGCTGCCTGGGGCTTCCTCGCTTAGTGGTCAGCCAGCAGACCTACCCTCTGAACCTTAGGATTGGCCAGCTGTGCTGCCCATCAGGTTCCTGCAAGGGGTGAAGGTCCCCCCCTGGGGCTCGGGTTTCACCATCTGGCTGTGGTGGCTTGAGGCAGGGGCATGGTAGGGCGGGGGGACAACGTGGACACACATGATGCAAGAAAGAGGATGATTTCACACACTCAGTTCCCAAGGTCTGGGACTCAGAGGAGGGACTCCATATAAGCCAGGTGGCCAGGTGGGGAAGGGCAATTTTCCCCCAGTTCAGTCTTTACTTTTCCCAGTCACCACTCCTGCAGCAATTTCTGTGAGACAGCTGTTAGTTCCATTGTTTATTTCTCTGGGGTCTCTGGACAGAAGGATTACGGTCTATTTCTAGAACTTGGGACTGGGACAGGGGTGAGGGGTTAGGGGATAGTAGGAGAACAGAGTCCTTCTGTTCAAGCTAAGGTGGCAGAGCCACGGGACATAGAAATCACCCCCTGA
This window encodes:
- the Inhbe gene encoding inhibin beta E chain, whose product is MQSDSIDEQLPSKAPDPGSSTRSVGLPDVQLWLVLLWVLIWAQGTRSACTSCESPTLAPQAERALVLELAKQQILEGLHLTSRPRIIHPPPQAALTRALRRLQPGIVAPGNGEEVISFATITDSSTSICSSMLTFHLSTVQSHHLYHARLWLHVLRTFPGTLHLRIFRWGPRRKHRGSRTLLAERQITTPGWHALTLPSSGLRGEESAVLKLQVNCRSLEGNKTITGPLRWLLDTTGHQQPFLELKIRVNEPEAGRAKRRTPTCEPETPLCCRRDHYVDFQELGWRDWILQPEGYQLNYCSGQCPPHLAGSPGIAASFHSAVFSLLKANNPWPEGTSCCVPTARRPLSLLYLDHNGNVVKTDVPDMVVEACGCS